Proteins encoded by one window of Seriola aureovittata isolate HTS-2021-v1 ecotype China chromosome 4, ASM2101889v1, whole genome shotgun sequence:
- the LOC130167871 gene encoding T-cell surface glycoprotein CD3 epsilon chain-like isoform X1 yields MNIMGVQSVLSILLLVATVKADKGNVEFWREEFTMTCPGNGTWFKHSGEKDPPKVAEPNPTYSIEYNSDNKGLYSCQYENDIDLEDPPTTTTKNKYYFYVKGKVCANCFEVDATLFALVIIVDVVGTAFVMIIIYTYTKRKSPGGPTHSSKAPARPGGQGPPVPPQDYEQLNPRTRSHDTYSIVNRTG; encoded by the exons ATGAACATTATGGGTGTTCAGTCTGTGCTCTCCATCCTGCTGCTCGTAGCTACTGTGAAAGCTGATAAAGGCAATG ttgaattCTGGAGGGAAGAATTCACAATGACCTGTCCAGGAAACGGGACATGGTTCAAGCATAGTGGGGAAAAAGACCCACCTAAGGTGGCAGAGCCAAACCCTACATACAGCATCGAGTATAATAGTGATAACAAAGGCTTATACTCCTGTCAATATGAAAATGACATCGACCTCGaagacccccccaccaccaccaccaaaaacaaatattatttctACGTGAAAGGAAAGG TATGTGCAAATTGTTTTGAGGTGGACGCGACTCTGTTTGCGCTGGTCATCATTGTGGACGTGGTCGGGACAGCATTTGTGATGATCATAATCTACACTTACACCAAGAGAAAAAGCCCAGGTGGACCCACGCACTCTtctaaag CACCTGCTCGTCCAGGAGGCCAGGGTCCACCTGTCCCACCTCAAGACTATGAG CAACTGAACCCTCGCACTCGCTCCCATGACACTTACTCTATAGTGAACAGGACGGGATAG
- the LOC130167199 gene encoding transmembrane protein 25 isoform X3 → MHENTTHRFNCQSDGWDPHAPPMLTWYLNGVPQGEPSPNRGRLVMTSQEDSEVMRPGINHNSTFSLQARKWDRELVCVASNPRTGESYNATVTLNVQFQPEILRVNAHYSETSDPGLSLVLFALVRSNPPATITFVDQSGQLVANTSDFLILDSRSYPWLTNHTLRVTLSSLSGNVSLNASNSVGTVQSNLTLAEFLQSRVEVPMLGIVTGGAMAFMALLILSLIVLCLMQKNKSKTIDEPVEILMTKKSDSVNLKTEKADMNIIPRENMSLPSNMQLNDLSTLRKAREAAQQNSVGEKKEEEEEDLSLAYAARGFARYPMVGYIYKVNSTSSEEIWL, encoded by the exons ATGCATGAGAACACGACACACAGGTTTAACTGCCAATCAGATGGCTGGGATCCTCACGCCCCTCCAATGCTGACCTGGTACCTGAACGGGGTGCCGCAGGGAGAGCCATCACCCAACCGTGGGCGCCTGGTGATGACATCGCAGGAAGATTCTGAGGTCATGAGACCAGGGATCAATCACAACAGCACCTTCTCTCTGCAGGCCAGAAAGTGGGACAGGGAGCTAGTGTGTGTGGCCTCAAATCCCCGGACAGGAGAGAGCTACAACGCCACAGTCACACTCAACGTccagt TCCAGCCAGAGATCCTCAGGGTGAACGCCCACTACAGTGAAACCTCAGACCCAGGCCTCTCCCTGGTCCTATTCGCCTTGGTACGGTCCAACCCACCTGCCACCATCACCTTCGTCGACCAGTCTGGCCAGTTGGTAGCTAACACCTCTGACTTCCTCATCCTGGACTCACGAAGCTACCCCTGGCTGACCAATCACACGCTGAGGGTGACGCTCAGTAGCCTATCAGGGAATGTCTCGCTGAACGCCAGCAACAGTGTGGGAACGGTGCAGAGCAACCTCACGTTAGCAG AGTTCCTGCAGTCTCGTGTGGAGGTGCCCATGCTGGGAATAGTGACTGGGGGAGCCATGGCCTTCATggccctcctcatcctcagtcTGATAGTTCTCTGCctcatgcaaaaaaacaaaagcaagacCATTG ACGAGCCAGTGGAGATTCTGATGACCAAGAAAAG TGACTCTGTCAATCTGAAGACAGAGAAAGCTGATATGAACATCATCCCCAGAGAGAACATGTCTCTGCCTTCCAACATGCAGCTCAATGACCTCAGCACTTTGAGAAAAG CCCGAGAGGCTGCCCAGCAGAACAGTGTgggagagaagaaggaagaggaggaggaagatctGTCTTTAGCCTATGCCGCCAGAG GTTTCGCCAGGTATCCGATGGTGGGCTACATCTATAAGGTGAACAGCACAAGCAGTGAGGAGATCTGGCTCTGA
- the LOC130167199 gene encoding transmembrane protein 25 isoform X2, which produces MERVCLRRWASGSAVVFLHTLALSWTGAIEPAPKIDGWHRGALTMHENTTHRFNCQSDGWDPHAPPMLTWYLNGVPQGEPSPNRGRLVMTSQEDSEVMRPGINHNSTFSLQARKWDRELVCVASNPRTGESYNATVTLNVQFQPEILRVNAHYSETSDPGLSLVLFALVRSNPPATITFVDQSGQLVANTSDFLILDSRSYPWLTNHTLRVTLSSLSGNVSLNASNSVGTVQSNLTLAEFLQSRVEVPMLGIVTGGAMAFMALLILSLIVLCLMQKNKSKTIDEPVEILMTKKSDSVNLKTEKADMNIIPRENMSLPSNMQLNDLSTLRKAREAAQQNSVGEKKEEEEEDLSLAYAARGFARYPMVGYIYKVNSTSSEEIWL; this is translated from the exons ATGGAGCGTGTGTGTCTGAGGAGGTGGGCATCGGGCTCTGCTGTTGTGTTCCTTCACACACTGGCCTTATCCTGGACAG GTGCGATTGAGCCCGCCCCCAAAATTGATGGATGGCACCGGGGAGCATTGACAATGCATGAGAACACGACACACAGGTTTAACTGCCAATCAGATGGCTGGGATCCTCACGCCCCTCCAATGCTGACCTGGTACCTGAACGGGGTGCCGCAGGGAGAGCCATCACCCAACCGTGGGCGCCTGGTGATGACATCGCAGGAAGATTCTGAGGTCATGAGACCAGGGATCAATCACAACAGCACCTTCTCTCTGCAGGCCAGAAAGTGGGACAGGGAGCTAGTGTGTGTGGCCTCAAATCCCCGGACAGGAGAGAGCTACAACGCCACAGTCACACTCAACGTccagt TCCAGCCAGAGATCCTCAGGGTGAACGCCCACTACAGTGAAACCTCAGACCCAGGCCTCTCCCTGGTCCTATTCGCCTTGGTACGGTCCAACCCACCTGCCACCATCACCTTCGTCGACCAGTCTGGCCAGTTGGTAGCTAACACCTCTGACTTCCTCATCCTGGACTCACGAAGCTACCCCTGGCTGACCAATCACACGCTGAGGGTGACGCTCAGTAGCCTATCAGGGAATGTCTCGCTGAACGCCAGCAACAGTGTGGGAACGGTGCAGAGCAACCTCACGTTAGCAG AGTTCCTGCAGTCTCGTGTGGAGGTGCCCATGCTGGGAATAGTGACTGGGGGAGCCATGGCCTTCATggccctcctcatcctcagtcTGATAGTTCTCTGCctcatgcaaaaaaacaaaagcaagacCATTG ACGAGCCAGTGGAGATTCTGATGACCAAGAAAAG TGACTCTGTCAATCTGAAGACAGAGAAAGCTGATATGAACATCATCCCCAGAGAGAACATGTCTCTGCCTTCCAACATGCAGCTCAATGACCTCAGCACTTTGAGAAAAG CCCGAGAGGCTGCCCAGCAGAACAGTGTgggagagaagaaggaagaggaggaggaagatctGTCTTTAGCCTATGCCGCCAGAG GTTTCGCCAGGTATCCGATGGTGGGCTACATCTATAAGGTGAACAGCACAAGCAGTGAGGAGATCTGGCTCTGA
- the LOC130167199 gene encoding transmembrane protein 25 isoform X1, which translates to MDLTHSLHLLYECVCVCIFTTDPNKPVNVLYCCNEVDVCVNAVLHWASMERVCLRRWASGSAVVFLHTLALSWTGAIEPAPKIDGWHRGALTMHENTTHRFNCQSDGWDPHAPPMLTWYLNGVPQGEPSPNRGRLVMTSQEDSEVMRPGINHNSTFSLQARKWDRELVCVASNPRTGESYNATVTLNVQFQPEILRVNAHYSETSDPGLSLVLFALVRSNPPATITFVDQSGQLVANTSDFLILDSRSYPWLTNHTLRVTLSSLSGNVSLNASNSVGTVQSNLTLAEFLQSRVEVPMLGIVTGGAMAFMALLILSLIVLCLMQKNKSKTIDEPVEILMTKKSDSVNLKTEKADMNIIPRENMSLPSNMQLNDLSTLRKAREAAQQNSVGEKKEEEEEDLSLAYAARGFARYPMVGYIYKVNSTSSEEIWL; encoded by the exons ATGGACCTGACTCATTCCTTGCACttactgtatgaatgtgtgtgtgtgtgcatattcaCCACAGATCCAAACAAGCCTGtgaatgttttatattgttgtaaTGAG gtagatgtgtgtgtgaatgcggTGCTCCATTGGGCCAGTATGGAGCGTGTGTGTCTGAGGAGGTGGGCATCGGGCTCTGCTGTTGTGTTCCTTCACACACTGGCCTTATCCTGGACAG GTGCGATTGAGCCCGCCCCCAAAATTGATGGATGGCACCGGGGAGCATTGACAATGCATGAGAACACGACACACAGGTTTAACTGCCAATCAGATGGCTGGGATCCTCACGCCCCTCCAATGCTGACCTGGTACCTGAACGGGGTGCCGCAGGGAGAGCCATCACCCAACCGTGGGCGCCTGGTGATGACATCGCAGGAAGATTCTGAGGTCATGAGACCAGGGATCAATCACAACAGCACCTTCTCTCTGCAGGCCAGAAAGTGGGACAGGGAGCTAGTGTGTGTGGCCTCAAATCCCCGGACAGGAGAGAGCTACAACGCCACAGTCACACTCAACGTccagt TCCAGCCAGAGATCCTCAGGGTGAACGCCCACTACAGTGAAACCTCAGACCCAGGCCTCTCCCTGGTCCTATTCGCCTTGGTACGGTCCAACCCACCTGCCACCATCACCTTCGTCGACCAGTCTGGCCAGTTGGTAGCTAACACCTCTGACTTCCTCATCCTGGACTCACGAAGCTACCCCTGGCTGACCAATCACACGCTGAGGGTGACGCTCAGTAGCCTATCAGGGAATGTCTCGCTGAACGCCAGCAACAGTGTGGGAACGGTGCAGAGCAACCTCACGTTAGCAG AGTTCCTGCAGTCTCGTGTGGAGGTGCCCATGCTGGGAATAGTGACTGGGGGAGCCATGGCCTTCATggccctcctcatcctcagtcTGATAGTTCTCTGCctcatgcaaaaaaacaaaagcaagacCATTG ACGAGCCAGTGGAGATTCTGATGACCAAGAAAAG TGACTCTGTCAATCTGAAGACAGAGAAAGCTGATATGAACATCATCCCCAGAGAGAACATGTCTCTGCCTTCCAACATGCAGCTCAATGACCTCAGCACTTTGAGAAAAG CCCGAGAGGCTGCCCAGCAGAACAGTGTgggagagaagaaggaagaggaggaggaagatctGTCTTTAGCCTATGCCGCCAGAG GTTTCGCCAGGTATCCGATGGTGGGCTACATCTATAAGGTGAACAGCACAAGCAGTGAGGAGATCTGGCTCTGA
- the LOC130167200 gene encoding T-cell surface glycoprotein CD3 gamma chain-like has protein sequence MKNHLVLPGCLLLLWTLTAFVSCADEAEKKEATVTVTTVSDGIKLSCGDNSVIINTETNENFTGHLLYSDDETGEYICSSAKTAGEELKIYVKFRTCDNCIELELASMMGIIIGDVVATIGIGVGIYLIAAHAQTGPVQSTSNKKSSDRQHLVPAEAGRSQNDHYQRLRHKGQKDTYDVIKNKKP, from the exons ATGAAAAATCACTTAGTCTTGCCtggctgtttgctgctgctttggACGCTGACAG CGTTTGTCAGTTGTGCAGACG AAGCTGAGAAAAAAGAGgcaacagtgacagtgacaacaGTATCAGATGGGATTAAGCTGTCTTGTGGAGACAATTCAGtaataataaacactgaaacCAATGAAAATTTTACAGGGCATTTGCTCTACAGCGATGATGAAACAGGGGAGTACATTTGCTCCAGCGCCAAGACAGCAGGAGAAGAATTAAAAATCTACGTGAAATTTCGGA CCTGTGACAACTGCATAGAGCTGGAGCTGGCCTCCATGATGGGCATAATAATAGGAGATGTGGTGGCTACGATTGGGATAGGAGTGGGTATCTATCTCATCGCGGCTCATGCTCAGACCGGTCCAGTCCAGTCCACTTCTAACAAgaaaa GTTCTGATAGACAGCATCTCGTTCCAGCGGAAGCAGGCAGATCCCAGAATGACCATTACCAG CGTCTGAGACACAAAGGTCAGAAAGACACATATGAtgtaatcaaaaacaaaaaaccctga
- the LOC130167871 gene encoding T-cell surface glycoprotein CD3 epsilon chain-like isoform X2, protein MTCPGNGTWFKHSGEKDPPKVAEPNPTYSIEYNSDNKGLYSCQYENDIDLEDPPTTTTKNKYYFYVKGKVCANCFEVDATLFALVIIVDVVGTAFVMIIIYTYTKRKSPGGPTHSSKAPARPGGQGPPVPPQDYEQLNPRTRSHDTYSIVNRTG, encoded by the exons ATGACCTGTCCAGGAAACGGGACATGGTTCAAGCATAGTGGGGAAAAAGACCCACCTAAGGTGGCAGAGCCAAACCCTACATACAGCATCGAGTATAATAGTGATAACAAAGGCTTATACTCCTGTCAATATGAAAATGACATCGACCTCGaagacccccccaccaccaccaccaaaaacaaatattatttctACGTGAAAGGAAAGG TATGTGCAAATTGTTTTGAGGTGGACGCGACTCTGTTTGCGCTGGTCATCATTGTGGACGTGGTCGGGACAGCATTTGTGATGATCATAATCTACACTTACACCAAGAGAAAAAGCCCAGGTGGACCCACGCACTCTtctaaag CACCTGCTCGTCCAGGAGGCCAGGGTCCACCTGTCCCACCTCAAGACTATGAG CAACTGAACCCTCGCACTCGCTCCCATGACACTTACTCTATAGTGAACAGGACGGGATAG